A stretch of Gemmatimonas aurantiaca T-27 DNA encodes these proteins:
- a CDS encoding class I SAM-dependent methyltransferase: MKVAEARTLIADAPIGRGAPQQWLDLGSGAGTFTLALAELLPAGSHILAVDVDAGALRTIPAVHAGVVIETHIGDAQSPPRQSADGVLLANLLHFVEDQPTMLERLATVAPLVLLVEYDSERPKPPWVPYPVSRTRAINLFRSAGYSQSVDLGSRTSRYGPERMYAMAFQQQPPSA, encoded by the coding sequence ATGAAAGTCGCTGAAGCACGCACATTGATTGCTGACGCACCGATCGGACGCGGTGCTCCCCAGCAGTGGCTGGACCTCGGCAGTGGGGCCGGCACCTTCACGCTCGCGCTGGCCGAACTGCTGCCGGCCGGCAGTCACATTCTGGCAGTGGATGTCGATGCCGGGGCTCTGCGGACCATCCCGGCCGTGCACGCCGGCGTCGTGATCGAAACCCACATCGGCGACGCACAGTCGCCGCCACGCCAGTCGGCAGATGGTGTGCTGCTGGCGAACCTCCTGCATTTCGTGGAGGATCAACCCACCATGCTCGAACGGCTCGCGACCGTGGCCCCACTGGTCCTGCTGGTGGAATACGACAGTGAACGGCCCAAGCCCCCATGGGTGCCGTACCCAGTGTCCCGCACACGTGCCATCAATCTGTTCCGCAGCGCGGGCTATTCGCAGTCCGTCGATCTTGGCAGTCGGACGTCTCGATATGGTCCTGAGCGGATGTATGCGATGGCGTTTCAGCAACAGCCGCCATCAGCGTAG
- a CDS encoding PP2C family protein-serine/threonine phosphatase, with product MSAPLDTLPAARPRDDELDLHGVTHLGLVRTSNQDQFLLCTVHPQVVVHGTSLSDPAALALRGERVATIMLVADGVGGSADGREASRLATIAITEHFASAMHCWHAAGSSGEDEFTATLLDGAIEAHRRVREQAVLQLDGRKMATTLSVGIVVWPWLYVLQVGDSRCYQFQDGMLRQVTRDQTLAQEMIDRGALTPERAHNSPLNHVLSSAIGAEDAMPVISRVDVQQRGCVVMLCSDGLTKHVSDEEIAVECGRMESAKQLCDTLLAMVLERGGSDNVTIVVGRAKPDR from the coding sequence ATGTCAGCGCCATTGGACACCCTGCCTGCCGCGCGCCCTCGGGACGACGAACTCGACCTGCATGGCGTGACCCATCTCGGGTTGGTGCGCACCAGCAACCAGGACCAGTTCCTGCTCTGCACTGTGCACCCTCAGGTGGTGGTGCATGGCACCAGCCTGAGCGATCCTGCCGCGCTCGCTCTGCGGGGGGAGCGGGTGGCCACGATCATGCTCGTGGCGGACGGCGTGGGAGGCAGCGCCGATGGCCGGGAAGCCAGCCGACTGGCCACCATCGCGATCACCGAACACTTCGCGTCCGCCATGCACTGCTGGCACGCCGCGGGTTCTTCCGGTGAAGACGAGTTCACCGCCACGCTGCTCGATGGTGCCATCGAGGCCCATCGCCGGGTCCGCGAACAGGCCGTCCTGCAACTCGACGGTCGCAAGATGGCCACCACCCTGTCGGTGGGCATTGTGGTGTGGCCGTGGTTGTACGTGTTGCAGGTGGGTGACAGCCGCTGTTATCAGTTTCAGGACGGCATGCTGCGGCAGGTGACGCGTGATCAGACGCTGGCCCAGGAAATGATCGACCGCGGGGCACTCACGCCGGAGCGGGCCCACAATTCGCCGCTCAATCACGTGTTGTCGAGCGCCATTGGGGCCGAAGATGCGATGCCCGTGATTTCCCGGGTGGATGTGCAGCAACGCGGCTGTGTGGTGATGCTGTGCAGCGATGGCCTCACCAAACACGTGAGTGACGAAGAAATCGCCGTGGAGTGCGGGCGCATGGAGTCCGCGAAGCAGTTGTGCGATACGCTGCTGGCCATGGTGCTCGAACGCGGCGGCTCCGACAACGTGACCATCGTGGTGGGCAGGGCGAAACCGGATCGGTAG
- a CDS encoding DUF779 domain-containing protein: MSDAMTTPVARVSVTPAAEALLHTLQAQHGPLVFHQSGGCCDGSTPMCYPRREFRIGSRDVYLGSIADTPFYIGSEQFEYWKHTHLTIDVVPGRGAGFSVETPEGLRFLTRSRLYSDQEWATLEAAGDPPRGEQV; the protein is encoded by the coding sequence ATGTCCGACGCGATGACGACACCCGTGGCCCGTGTCAGCGTGACACCGGCTGCCGAAGCCTTGCTGCACACGCTGCAGGCGCAGCACGGTCCACTGGTGTTTCATCAGTCGGGTGGGTGTTGCGACGGGAGTACCCCCATGTGTTATCCCCGTCGCGAATTCCGCATTGGGTCCCGGGATGTCTACCTCGGATCCATTGCGGACACCCCGTTTTACATTGGCAGCGAACAATTCGAGTACTGGAAACACACCCATCTCACCATTGATGTGGTGCCGGGGCGCGGAGCCGGCTTCTCCGTGGAAACCCCTGAAGGGCTGCGGTTCCTGACGCGGTCGCGTCTCTATTCGGACCAGGAATGGGCGACGCTCGAAGCCGCCGGCGATCCTCCCCGGGGTGAACAGGTCTGA
- the adh gene encoding aldehyde dehydrogenase — translation MASTAKPDHAATLPQGAAQYAITIPIKARYDNWIDGAFRAPVRGQYFSNPTPITGQHLCDVARSTAEDVELALDAAHKAAPAWGRTSATARAIILNKIADRLEENLEALAVIETIDNGKPIRETKAADLPLAIDHFRYFGGVLRAQEGTAGELDADTVAYHFHEPLGVVAQIIPWNFPLLMAVWKLAPALAAGNAVVLKPAEQTPVAIMAFVELIADLLPPGVLNVVQGFGVEAGKPLASSNRIAKVAFTGETTTGRLIMQYASENLLPVTLELGGKSPNIFFPDIMDADDAFFDKALEGFAMFALNQGEVCTCPSRALVHESIYDKFMERAIDRVQKIKLGHPLDPNTMVGAQASNDQLEKILSYIDIGKQEGAKVLTGGARQVHDGELAGGYYVQPTIFEGKNSMRIFQEEIFGPVVSVTRFKDLDDAISIANDTLYGLGAGVWARDMNTCYRAGRAIKAGRVWTNCYHLYPAHAAFGGYKQSGIGRENHKMMLSHYQQTKNLLVSYSPNALGFF, via the coding sequence ATGGCATCGACCGCCAAGCCGGACCACGCCGCCACCCTGCCGCAGGGCGCCGCGCAGTACGCCATCACCATCCCGATCAAGGCGCGCTACGACAACTGGATCGACGGTGCTTTCCGTGCCCCCGTGCGTGGGCAGTACTTCAGTAACCCGACCCCGATCACGGGGCAGCATCTGTGCGACGTCGCGCGGTCCACGGCGGAAGACGTGGAGCTCGCTCTCGACGCCGCGCACAAGGCCGCGCCAGCATGGGGGCGCACCTCGGCCACCGCACGCGCGATCATTCTGAACAAGATCGCCGACCGTCTCGAAGAGAATCTCGAGGCCCTCGCCGTCATCGAGACCATCGACAACGGCAAGCCGATCCGCGAAACCAAGGCCGCCGACCTGCCGCTGGCCATCGATCACTTCCGCTACTTCGGTGGCGTGTTGCGTGCGCAGGAAGGCACGGCGGGTGAACTCGATGCCGACACGGTGGCCTACCACTTCCATGAGCCGTTGGGTGTGGTGGCCCAGATCATTCCGTGGAACTTCCCACTGCTCATGGCGGTGTGGAAACTTGCCCCGGCCCTCGCCGCCGGCAACGCGGTGGTGCTCAAGCCCGCCGAGCAGACACCGGTGGCCATCATGGCGTTTGTGGAGCTGATCGCCGACCTGTTGCCGCCTGGTGTGCTCAATGTGGTGCAGGGCTTCGGCGTGGAAGCCGGCAAGCCGTTGGCGTCGAGCAATCGGATTGCCAAGGTGGCGTTCACCGGCGAAACGACCACAGGCCGTCTCATCATGCAGTACGCTTCGGAAAACCTGCTGCCGGTGACGTTGGAGCTGGGCGGCAAGTCGCCGAACATCTTCTTCCCCGACATCATGGATGCCGACGACGCCTTCTTCGACAAGGCGCTGGAAGGCTTCGCGATGTTCGCGCTGAATCAGGGCGAGGTGTGCACCTGTCCGTCACGTGCGCTCGTGCATGAGAGCATCTACGACAAGTTCATGGAGCGCGCCATCGATCGGGTGCAGAAGATCAAGCTGGGGCACCCGCTCGATCCGAACACCATGGTGGGTGCGCAGGCGTCGAACGATCAGCTCGAGAAAATCCTGAGCTACATCGACATCGGTAAGCAGGAAGGCGCCAAGGTGCTCACCGGTGGTGCGCGACAGGTGCACGACGGTGAATTGGCTGGTGGTTACTACGTGCAGCCCACGATCTTCGAAGGGAAGAACAGCATGCGTATCTTCCAGGAAGAGATCTTCGGTCCGGTGGTATCGGTCACGCGCTTCAAGGATCTCGACGATGCCATCAGCATCGCCAACGACACGCTCTACGGACTGGGTGCCGGCGTGTGGGCCCGCGACATGAACACCTGCTATCGTGCCGGACGGGCCATCAAGGCCGGTCGTGTGTGGACCAACTGCTATCACCTGTATCCGGCGCATGCCGCGTTCGGTGGCTACAAGCAGTCGGGTATCGGGCGTGAGAATCACAAGATGATGCTGAGCCACTACCAGCAGACCAAGAACCTGCTGGTGAGCTACAGCCCGAACGCGCTCGGATTCTTCTGA
- a CDS encoding alpha/beta hydrolase produces MLTLRAGPHALRLLRERGLRAHDVDVLPGASGGAKWLAIAGLDRYLFGHFLQGPRERPLHGIGSSIGSWRLAALGQRDPLAALARGHEAYIHHQRYSPRPGPDEVTRVLSACLDHLLGDTGAAELLTHPWLRTHVITTEGRGLAASPRRGAIATALALAAASNLVTRRSLGMQMTRTIFHAANVTSPFATLRDLPTTFRTLTSDNARDVLLASGSIPLLLHGVRIAGVPGVHWDGGITDYHLDLAFGEGEGLVLYPHFYAHVVPGWFDKALPWRRATGTNFARALLIAPSAAFVASLPGGKIPDRRDFYDLPEHERMRRWTQVVQQSEALGDELHALIESGHIADVVQPWTAAQR; encoded by the coding sequence TTGCTCACTCTGCGCGCGGGCCCCCACGCGCTCCGTCTGCTCCGCGAACGTGGATTGCGTGCCCATGACGTGGACGTACTTCCGGGCGCTTCCGGCGGCGCCAAATGGCTCGCCATCGCCGGGCTCGATCGATACCTGTTCGGACATTTCCTGCAGGGGCCACGCGAACGCCCGCTCCATGGCATCGGCAGTTCCATCGGAAGCTGGCGTCTCGCGGCACTCGGCCAGCGTGACCCGCTCGCCGCACTGGCACGTGGGCACGAGGCCTACATCCATCACCAACGCTACTCGCCTCGACCCGGTCCGGATGAAGTGACCCGGGTGTTGTCTGCCTGCCTCGATCATCTCCTGGGTGACACCGGCGCCGCGGAACTGCTCACCCACCCGTGGCTACGCACGCATGTCATCACAACCGAGGGGCGAGGACTCGCCGCCAGCCCCCGTCGAGGGGCGATCGCGACCGCACTCGCGCTGGCCGCGGCGTCCAATCTGGTCACCCGCCGATCACTGGGCATGCAGATGACGCGGACCATCTTTCACGCGGCCAATGTGACCTCACCGTTCGCCACACTGCGTGACCTGCCCACGACGTTCCGCACACTCACCAGCGACAACGCCCGCGATGTGTTGTTGGCCTCGGGCTCCATTCCGTTGCTGTTGCATGGCGTGCGCATCGCGGGTGTGCCCGGTGTGCATTGGGATGGTGGCATCACCGACTATCATCTCGACCTGGCTTTTGGCGAGGGAGAGGGTTTAGTGCTGTATCCGCACTTCTACGCGCACGTAGTGCCGGGATGGTTCGACAAGGCACTGCCGTGGCGACGCGCCACGGGAACCAACTTTGCACGCGCCCTGCTGATCGCACCGTCGGCGGCGTTTGTCGCTTCACTTCCTGGAGGCAAGATCCCCGATCGACGGGATTTCTATGACCTGCCGGAACACGAACGCATGCGACGCTGGACACAGGTAGTGCAACAAAGCGAAGCACTGGGCGATGAGTTGCACGCCCTCATCGAGAGTGGACACATCGCCGATGTGGTGCAACCATGGACGGCGGCACAGCGCTGA
- a CDS encoding alpha/beta fold hydrolase produces MTSQENSPALARYLAFRRSLPPRPPLERRTVRARGIDFAVYLTPSVPDVPPLLCVNGGLLFDHKLLWPALAPLAASRQLIFYDQRGRGDSGVPPGMQASRIEFDGGDMPALRTALGIDQWDVLGHSWGGGIAMLGASAEAALQRSASSAGLPAIRRLVLVNAVGVSSEWLPPLHEAGLARLSAAARDRLAALDPARLTVPDLAFHAEYAQAFFPAWFADQQFAASVNPPLGTSATGAVIAARLRRDGYDWRSALRDVAPPTLVVHGAADVLPLSEATRTAALLGEAQVVPVEEAGHNPFWEAPDAFFAAVQAFLGGAPLP; encoded by the coding sequence GTGACTTCGCAAGAGAACTCGCCCGCGCTCGCCCGCTATCTGGCGTTCCGTCGCTCGCTGCCACCACGTCCGCCACTCGAGCGGCGAACCGTGCGCGCCCGTGGCATCGACTTCGCCGTGTATCTCACGCCGTCGGTGCCCGATGTGCCGCCATTGTTGTGCGTGAACGGCGGGCTGTTGTTCGACCACAAGCTGCTCTGGCCGGCCCTCGCGCCGCTCGCCGCCTCGCGCCAACTCATTTTTTACGACCAGCGCGGCCGTGGCGATTCGGGCGTGCCTCCGGGAATGCAGGCATCACGCATCGAATTCGATGGTGGTGACATGCCCGCGCTGCGCACCGCGCTGGGTATCGACCAGTGGGATGTGCTCGGGCATTCATGGGGCGGCGGTATTGCCATGCTGGGCGCCTCGGCCGAAGCCGCACTGCAGCGCAGCGCCTCTTCCGCTGGCTTACCGGCCATCCGCCGGTTGGTGCTCGTGAATGCCGTGGGTGTAAGCAGCGAATGGCTGCCCCCGTTGCACGAAGCCGGCCTCGCACGCTTATCGGCCGCTGCCCGCGACCGTCTGGCCGCGCTCGATCCGGCTCGGCTCACCGTGCCGGACCTCGCGTTCCACGCCGAGTATGCCCAGGCGTTTTTCCCCGCGTGGTTTGCCGACCAGCAGTTTGCCGCCAGCGTCAACCCGCCCCTGGGTACCAGCGCCACGGGCGCGGTCATTGCGGCGCGACTGCGTCGAGACGGCTATGACTGGCGCTCGGCCCTGCGTGACGTGGCCCCGCCAACACTCGTCGTTCACGGTGCGGCAGATGTGCTGCCGCTGTCGGAAGCGACGCGTACCGCCGCCCTGCTCGGCGAGGCGCAGGTGGTGCCGGTCGAGGAGGCGGGCCACAATCCCTTCTGGGAAGCTCCCGACGCGTTTTTTGCTGCGGTGCAGGCCTTTCTCGGAGGCGCACCACTTCCCTGA
- a CDS encoding matrixin family metalloprotease: MKPAETLLACCVVGLACFIGGQAMASADDAPRMAPTQHESDGAIDLRSGRVPMKRPSLHGEELLVSVPLLTPNERPAMPVEDIRQRLSLGMDGTYLGDLLLARDSAIARWPDRTTRPLRVFIRDGESLSAWNPDFLPAVRDAFDTWAQAGLPLRFTFVIDSASADVHVRFVDGFANGISGRTVWSRDANYWLVASDIQLAVLHAGGTTVTPPQMRAIALHEVGHLIGLDHTVGTEDIMSARVRVRELSEADRATARLVYAVPAGVVK, translated from the coding sequence ATGAAGCCTGCCGAAACCCTGCTCGCCTGTTGTGTGGTTGGTCTCGCCTGCTTCATCGGCGGTCAGGCCATGGCATCGGCCGACGACGCGCCCCGCATGGCGCCCACGCAGCACGAGTCGGACGGCGCAATCGATCTGCGGTCGGGACGGGTGCCCATGAAGCGCCCGAGCCTCCATGGAGAAGAGCTGCTGGTCAGTGTCCCGCTACTGACCCCCAACGAGCGCCCGGCCATGCCCGTGGAGGACATTCGGCAGCGCCTCTCGCTCGGCATGGACGGCACCTATCTCGGCGACCTGCTGCTGGCCCGGGACTCGGCGATCGCCAGATGGCCCGATCGCACCACCCGTCCACTGCGGGTGTTCATCCGCGACGGTGAATCCCTGAGTGCGTGGAATCCCGATTTCCTGCCGGCGGTACGCGACGCCTTCGATACCTGGGCGCAGGCCGGCCTGCCGCTGCGATTCACCTTCGTGATCGATTCGGCCAGCGCCGATGTGCACGTCCGTTTCGTGGACGGCTTCGCCAATGGCATCAGCGGTCGCACCGTGTGGAGCCGAGACGCCAACTACTGGCTGGTGGCCAGCGACATTCAGCTTGCCGTGTTGCACGCCGGCGGCACCACGGTCACTCCGCCCCAGATGCGCGCCATCGCGCTGCATGAAGTGGGACACCTCATCGGCCTCGATCACACTGTGGGCACCGAGGACATCATGTCGGCCCGTGTGCGGGTACGGGAGTTGAGCGAGGCCGATCGTGCCACCGCGCGACTCGTCTATGCGGTGCCGGCTGGCGTGGTGAAATGA
- a CDS encoding PDZ domain-containing protein, producing MQQERMNPREVHDTAPISVRRRVTSAASIGRMLGAVLLLLPMPSLAQGAAQAGGPGARVRTAVVTNACAELASSPSSLVLMPEGLALLRLKRELESAALTLERQPLRTTEVQRITQVQRGVDSLMRVMVRVQRDDGLMSAPLSVMSPVPPGPMSGIITTTTRQGDSVRVTVNGSLFDGRMFFEMADSARGTMPQVAMIIRALQPQVAAVSEAAEARLAELRPAMGGASNIGYVGVSLSGAQLRAVTPGGVMTSHCEYPLVESVDAGSPAERAGIAAGDTLVAYNGRDVLQVAVNYPELFVAGQQVRVRVRRSGRVRDLPVNVVPRAEERAMMFVRSFGGEGPSGPAGRVFVTQTAPGGPLPTGGVVGRPGLPGAQLTSFAGAQFTTIDDDFAQTIGLDAGVLVLRAPIGTPAADAGLRGGEIVRAVNGTPVRDAGALLRLLVNSGHEAKLLVQSRSSGERVVTLKLK from the coding sequence ATGCAGCAGGAACGGATGAATCCCCGCGAAGTCCACGACACCGCACCGATTTCGGTTCGGCGTCGCGTCACGTCGGCCGCCAGCATCGGCCGCATGCTCGGCGCGGTCCTGTTGCTGTTGCCCATGCCGTCACTGGCACAGGGCGCAGCGCAGGCCGGTGGACCAGGGGCGCGTGTGCGCACAGCGGTGGTGACCAACGCGTGTGCGGAATTGGCGTCGTCGCCTTCGTCGCTGGTGTTGATGCCCGAAGGGCTGGCGTTGTTGCGGCTCAAGCGCGAACTGGAGAGCGCCGCCCTCACCCTGGAGCGGCAACCGTTGCGTACCACCGAGGTGCAGCGCATCACGCAGGTACAGCGCGGCGTGGATTCGCTCATGCGTGTCATGGTGCGTGTGCAGCGCGACGATGGCCTGATGAGCGCGCCCCTGTCGGTGATGTCTCCCGTGCCTCCGGGGCCGATGTCCGGCATCATCACGACCACCACGCGGCAGGGCGACAGTGTGCGCGTGACCGTGAATGGCAGTCTGTTTGACGGCCGCATGTTCTTCGAGATGGCCGACAGCGCCCGTGGGACCATGCCTCAAGTGGCGATGATCATCCGCGCGCTGCAGCCGCAGGTGGCCGCGGTTTCGGAAGCAGCCGAGGCGCGCCTGGCGGAACTGCGTCCGGCGATGGGCGGGGCGTCGAATATCGGGTATGTGGGTGTGTCCCTTTCGGGGGCGCAGTTGCGGGCGGTGACTCCGGGCGGCGTGATGACCAGTCACTGCGAGTATCCGCTGGTGGAATCGGTGGACGCGGGTTCACCGGCTGAGCGGGCAGGTATCGCGGCTGGTGACACGCTGGTGGCCTACAACGGCCGCGATGTGTTGCAGGTGGCGGTGAACTATCCGGAATTGTTCGTGGCCGGGCAGCAGGTGCGCGTGCGCGTGCGGCGCAGTGGACGGGTGCGCGATCTGCCGGTCAACGTGGTGCCTCGTGCCGAGGAGCGCGCCATGATGTTTGTGCGGTCATTCGGTGGCGAAGGCCCATCCGGCCCCGCGGGGCGCGTGTTTGTCACGCAGACGGCACCCGGTGGGCCGCTTCCCACTGGCGGTGTGGTGGGACGTCCGGGGTTGCCTGGCGCACAGCTCACGAGTTTTGCCGGCGCACAGTTCACCACCATCGACGACGACTTCGCGCAGACCATCGGGCTCGATGCCGGTGTGCTGGTACTGCGGGCGCCCATTGGCACACCGGCTGCCGATGCCGGACTTCGCGGCGGTGAGATCGTGCGCGCGGTGAATGGTACGCCGGTGCGGGATGCCGGTGCGTTGCTGCGACTGCTGGTGAACAGTGGGCACGAGGCGAAGTTGCTCGTGCAGTCGCGGAGCAGTGGGGAACGCGTGGTGACGCTGAAGCTGAAATAA
- a CDS encoding RNA polymerase sigma factor: protein MTELVNAMETDAAIVRRAIEGDERAMRLLWNQHAPHVDAVVRRLAGDPDLAQDIAQEVWIQIFRALPSWRGDAKFSTWIHRVAINRTLNAMRRVKRLSTVETAIEEDSAVVEQDAERSMLAQTIAEATQRLSPGARTVFLLHDVEGYTHEEIATELGITAGGSKSQLFKARAKLRRLLAPLVDIVSPDLDRSYAAP, encoded by the coding sequence GTGACAGAATTGGTGAACGCCATGGAGACCGACGCCGCTATCGTTCGTCGGGCGATCGAGGGCGATGAGCGCGCGATGCGGCTGCTGTGGAATCAGCATGCCCCACACGTCGACGCCGTCGTCCGTCGCCTCGCCGGAGATCCCGACCTCGCGCAGGATATTGCGCAGGAGGTCTGGATCCAGATTTTTCGCGCCCTCCCGTCATGGCGCGGCGACGCGAAGTTCAGCACCTGGATCCATCGGGTGGCCATCAACCGCACGCTCAACGCGATGCGCCGCGTGAAGCGTTTATCGACGGTGGAAACGGCCATCGAGGAGGATTCGGCGGTGGTCGAGCAGGATGCCGAACGCAGCATGCTGGCGCAGACCATCGCCGAGGCGACGCAACGCCTGTCCCCGGGCGCGCGCACGGTGTTTCTGTTGCACGATGTGGAAGGTTATACGCACGAGGAGATCGCCACCGAGTTGGGCATCACGGCGGGCGGCTCCAAGTCTCAGCTCTTCAAGGCCCGCGCCAAACTGCGGCGACTTCTGGCGCCACTGGTCGATATCGTCTCTCCGGATCTGGATCGCAGCTATGCAGCACCCTAG
- a CDS encoding serine hydrolase domain-containing protein — protein sequence MHSDHSRPFRPYERVLPVFLLTAIAIAAADVTRVALPGGGLPEREPAAVGMSAERLSTIDRVVRRGVDAGGYPGAAVVVGRKGFTVWSRGFGTLDWSAKARVTAQESLYDLASLTKVVATTTAIMVLFDRGQIDLDAPVSRYLPDFQGGLRDKVTVRHLLTHRAGLPAGRELWRIAKTPAEARAAVLASAVKCTPGACYEYSDLGADLLGFVAESVSGQRLDTFLESAVYSKLGMQDTYFRVPMADVSRTAPTEIAPPRGYPLRGEVHDENAFALGGVAGHAGLFSSAADLSVFAQMLINGGSYNGVRIISDTTVALFTRRAAGHRALGWDTCDGGAGCGQFMTERAFGHTGFTGTSLWIDPDRQMFVILLTNRVHAARARRPSKVIADVRNDLADAAVLAVMDDPEGVRAMPASFRADVAQDWNRPLRSSRTASAAARRRAAAAKRAAAARKKTSSAKKPAASGSKTVKASAKQAPAKSSAKSSASKPRSAGKSTPKATAKK from the coding sequence ATGCATTCCGACCACTCGCGGCCCTTCAGACCCTACGAACGGGTGCTGCCGGTGTTCCTGCTTACTGCCATCGCGATTGCCGCCGCCGACGTGACTCGCGTTGCGTTGCCCGGTGGTGGACTTCCTGAACGGGAGCCCGCGGCCGTAGGCATGTCCGCCGAACGCCTGTCCACGATTGATCGGGTGGTGCGCCGCGGTGTGGATGCCGGTGGATACCCCGGCGCCGCCGTGGTGGTGGGCCGCAAAGGATTCACGGTGTGGTCCCGTGGCTTCGGCACGCTCGATTGGAGCGCCAAGGCACGGGTGACCGCCCAGGAGAGCCTGTACGATCTGGCCTCGCTGACCAAGGTGGTGGCCACGACCACGGCCATCATGGTGCTGTTCGACCGCGGGCAGATCGATCTCGATGCCCCGGTGTCCCGCTACCTGCCCGACTTTCAGGGCGGACTGCGCGACAAGGTCACGGTACGCCATCTGCTCACCCACCGTGCCGGTCTGCCGGCCGGGCGTGAGCTGTGGCGCATCGCCAAGACCCCGGCCGAAGCCCGGGCAGCCGTGCTGGCATCGGCGGTCAAGTGTACGCCGGGTGCCTGCTACGAATACTCCGACCTGGGCGCCGACCTGTTGGGATTTGTGGCCGAGTCGGTGAGTGGCCAGCGTCTCGACACGTTCCTCGAGAGCGCGGTGTATTCGAAACTGGGCATGCAGGACACGTATTTCCGCGTGCCGATGGCCGACGTCTCGCGCACCGCACCCACGGAGATCGCCCCCCCGCGCGGGTACCCGCTGCGGGGTGAGGTGCACGACGAAAACGCCTTTGCCCTGGGTGGCGTGGCTGGTCATGCGGGATTGTTCAGCAGCGCCGCCGACCTGTCCGTCTTCGCGCAGATGCTGATCAACGGCGGGAGCTACAATGGGGTTCGGATCATTTCCGATACCACGGTGGCGCTGTTCACCCGTCGCGCGGCGGGCCATCGCGCCCTGGGCTGGGATACTTGCGACGGTGGCGCGGGCTGCGGGCAGTTCATGACCGAGCGTGCGTTTGGCCACACCGGTTTCACGGGCACGTCGCTGTGGATCGATCCTGACCGGCAGATGTTCGTCATTCTGCTGACCAACCGCGTGCATGCCGCGCGGGCGCGCCGCCCGTCCAAGGTGATTGCCGATGTGCGCAATGACCTGGCCGATGCGGCCGTGCTGGCCGTGATGGACGATCCAGAAGGCGTACGGGCCATGCCGGCCAGCTTCCGCGCGGATGTCGCGCAGGACTGGAACCGTCCGCTGCGTTCCAGCCGAACGGCTAGTGCCGCAGCCCGCCGTCGAGCGGCGGCGGCCAAGCGAGCGGCGGCGGCGCGGAAGAAGACCTCCAGTGCCAAGAAGCCGGCGGCTTCAGGCAGCAAGACGGTCAAGGCGTCAGCCAAGCAAGCCCCGGCCAAGAGCTCGGCCAAGTCGTCGGCCAGCAAGCCCAGGAGCGCCGGCAAGAGCACGCCCAAGGCGACGGCAAAGAAGTAG
- a CDS encoding metal-sulfur cluster assembly factor: MTEEQNPELPAADAVADVAPVGDATVDGSASAVVNADQARLVLRRVKDPELNLNIVDLGLIYDVQTEGSTVRVDMSLTSPGCPSGPEIMGEAEQQLRELPGVTDVVMNLVWTPPWTPDRIEPRVRAYMGF, encoded by the coding sequence ATGACCGAAGAGCAGAACCCTGAATTGCCGGCCGCCGATGCGGTGGCCGATGTCGCCCCCGTTGGCGATGCCACAGTGGATGGCTCGGCAAGCGCGGTGGTGAACGCCGATCAGGCGCGCCTGGTGCTACGCCGTGTGAAAGATCCCGAGCTCAATCTCAACATCGTCGATCTGGGTCTCATTTACGACGTGCAGACCGAGGGATCGACGGTGCGCGTGGACATGAGTCTCACATCACCGGGCTGTCCGTCGGGTCCGGAAATCATGGGCGAGGCGGAGCAGCAGCTTCGCGAACTGCCGGGGGTCACCGACGTGGTGATGAACCTGGTGTGGACGCCGCCCTGGACCCCCGATCGCATCGAGCCCCGGGTCCGCGCGTACATGGGCTTCTGA
- a CDS encoding signal peptidase II — protein sequence MRSDSSISHRVTDPVIRRYLGIAFLACLADLCTKEAAVRSLGEYGFVSLTDRFALMLVWNTGSAGGISIGPFTTELNVIITLLAMGLVLSVVRPMAAVDPRATLPLALVSGGAAGNLLSMLWGPPGVADFIGIRLTKDTTIVANVADFALWTGALLLAPVAMTLVRLVREERAQAALVSSAG from the coding sequence ATGCGATCAGATTCTTCGATCTCGCACCGCGTCACCGATCCGGTGATCCGCCGATACTTGGGCATCGCGTTTCTGGCGTGCCTGGCTGACCTGTGCACCAAGGAAGCCGCGGTGCGCTCACTGGGTGAATACGGCTTCGTTTCGCTCACCGATCGTTTTGCCCTGATGCTGGTGTGGAATACCGGCAGTGCGGGTGGCATCTCGATTGGGCCGTTCACGACCGAGCTGAACGTGATCATCACGCTGCTCGCGATGGGCCTGGTGTTGTCCGTGGTGCGCCCGATGGCCGCGGTCGATCCCCGCGCCACGCTGCCACTCGCGCTGGTGTCGGGTGGAGCGGCCGGCAATCTGCTCAGCATGCTGTGGGGGCCGCCGGGCGTGGCCGATTTCATTGGCATCCGCCTCACCAAAGACACCACCATCGTGGCCAATGTGGCGGACTTTGCGCTGTGGACTGGGGCCCTGTTGCTGGCGCCGGTCGCGATGACGCTCGTTCGTCTCGTGCGTGAGGAGCGCGCTCAGGCCGCGCTGGTGTCGAGCGCCGGATGA